One segment of Drosophila gunungcola strain Sukarami unplaced genomic scaffold, Dgunungcola_SK_2 000076F, whole genome shotgun sequence DNA contains the following:
- the LOC128264673 gene encoding tyrosine-protein phosphatase corkscrew isoform X2, whose product MLFNKCLEKLSSSLGNVVNHKLQEKQVYNNNNNNNNNNNNNSINNNAYNKQRNFEYERAIQAHYGSGKGRRSEERERSGKFKAAKSQKSKSTPPETPEAQAKETACKNCMTHDELAQIIKGVARCTDQSNQHNNRLNNRRRRPLSAQPSAAASASTSTESLHRLTPSPQASYPATPTSWTATPPQFPTAFGGASCSTSTLALLANMRFQLHGYTWFHGNLSGKEAEKLILDRGKNGSFLVRESQSKPGDFVLSVRTDDKVTHVMIRWQDKKYDVGGGESFATLSELIEHYKRNPMVETCGTVVHLRQPFNATRITAAGINARVEQLVKVSDDEVPPTFPNTYPTRFQGGFWEEFESLQQDSRDTFSRNEGYKQENRLKNRYRNILPYDHTRVKLLDVEHSVAGAEYINANYIRLPTDGDLYNMSSSSESLNSSVPSCPACTAAQTQRNCSSCQVLNKTCVQCAVKSATLPYSNCATCSRKSDSLSKHKRSESSASSSPSSGYGSSGASGVSSVNGPGTPTNLTGGGTTSCLAGLLKKHSNDSSYGSGSVAGAGGAGSSSMSMAEREREREREMFKTYIATQGCLLTPQVNTVTDFWNMVWQENTRVIVMTTKEYERGKEKCARYWPDEGKTEQFGQARIQCVSENSTSDYTLREFLVSWRDQPARRIFHYHFQVWPDHGVPADPGCVLNFLQDVNTRQSHLAQAGEKPGPICVHCSAGIGRTGTFIVIDMILDQIVRNGLDTEIDIQRTIQMVRSQRSGLVQTEAQYKFVYYAVQHYIQTLIARKRAEEQSLQVGREYTNIKYTGEIGNDSQRSPLPPAISSISLVPSKTPLTTPSADSGIGIGMGLGMGMAMAMGVGNKHASKQQPPLPSVVSCNNNNNGSGSGNSSSSCNNGSSHGSSHSSSNGCSSNTSSSNGNSNINALLGGIGLGLGGGNMRKSNFYSDSLKQQQQQQQQLQQREEQAIAPAGAAKYKNIPKDMIIGMRPPSHAPAPALPPPPTPPRKT is encoded by the exons ATGTTGTTCAACAAATGCCTGGAAAAGTTGTCCAGCTCGCTGGGCAATGTGGTCAATCACAAGCTGCAAGAGAAACAAGtctacaataataataataataataacaacaacaacaataataatagtatAAACAACAATGCGTACAATAAGCAGCGCAACTTTGAGTACGAAAGAGCCATACAAGCGCACTACGGAAGTGGTAAGGGAAGACGATCGGAGGAGCGGGAAAGGAGCGGCAAGTTCAAGGCCGCCAAGAGTCAGAAGTCAAAGAGCACCCCACCGGAGACACCAGAGGCCCAGGCAAAGGAAACGGCGTGCAAGAACTGCATGACCCACGACGAGCTGGCCCAGATCATCAAGGGTGTGGCCAGGTGCACTGACCAAAGTAATCAGCACAACAACCGCCTGAACAATCGTAGACGTCGTCCCCTGTCCGCCCAACCCTCTGCCGCCGCATCTGCCTCCACGTCCACCGAATCCCTCCACCGGCTCACTCCCAGCCCCCAGGCCTCCTacccggccacgcccacctccTGGACAGCCACCCCGCCCCAATTCCCGACAGCCTTCGGCGGAGCCAGCTGCTCCACCAGCACCCTCGCCCTTTTGGCCAACATGCGGTTCCAGCTTCACGGTTACAC ATGGTTTCATGGCAATCTTTCTGGCAAGGAAGCGGAAAAATTGATCCTGGATCGTGGCAAGAATGGTTCTTTTCTTGTCCGTGAATCTCAGAGCAAACCTGGCGATTTTGTCCTATCCGTGCGGACGGACGACAAAGTAACGCATGTCATGATTCGATGGCAG GACAAGAAGTACGACGTCGGCGGCGGCGAATCGTTTGCCACCCTGTCGGAACTTATTGAGCACTACAAGCGTAATCCCATGGTGGAGACGTGTGGAACAGTGGTGCACCTGCGGCAACCCTTCAACGCCACGCGAATCACGGCAGCCGGAATCAATGCCCGGGTGGAACAGCTGGTCAAGGTGAGTGATGATGAAGTGCCCCCAACTTTTCCCAACACTTATCCCACCCGATTTCAGGGAGGCTTCTGGGAGGAGTTCGAGTCACTGCAGCAGGACAGTCGGGACACCTTCTCGCGCAACGAGGGCTACAAGCAGGAGAACCGGCTGAAGAACCGCTACCGCAACATATTGCCAT ACGACCACACGCGCGTTAAGCTGCTGGACGTGGAGCACAGCGTGGCCGGGGCGGAGTACATCAATGCCAACTACATACGCCTGCCCACCGACGGCGACCTGTACAACATGAGCAGCTCGTCTGAGAGCCTGAACAGCTCGGTGCCCTCGTGCCCCGCCTGCACGGCGGCCCAGACCCAGCGTAACTGCTCCAGTTGCCAAGTGCTGAACAAGACGTGCGTGCAGTGCGCGGTGAAGAGCGCAACGCTGCCGTACAGCAACTGTGCCACCTGCAGTCGCAAATCGGACTCGCTGAGCAAGCACAAGCGCAGCGAGTCTTCGGCCTCGTCCTCGCCCTCCTCCGGCTATGGGTCGTCGGGAGCCAGCGGAGTGAGCAGCGTCAACGGACCGGGCACACCCACCAATCTCACAGGCGGCGGCACGACCAGCTGTCTGGCCGGTCTGCTCAAAAAGCACTCTAACGATTCGTCGTACGGTTCGGGATCGGTAGCTGGAGCTGGTGGAGCCGGCTCATCGTCCATGTCGATGGCTGAGCGGGAGCGTGAGAGGGAGCGCGAAATGTTCAAGACATATATCGCCACCCAGGGCTGCCTGCTCACCCCGCAGGTGAACACGGTGACGGACTTTTGGAACATGGTCTGGCAGGAGAACACACGGGTAATCGTGATGACCACCAAGGAGTACGAGCGCGGCAAGGAGAAGTGCGCCCGCTACTGGCCGGACGAGGGCAAGACGGAGCAGTTCGGCCAGGCTCGGATACAGTGTGTCTCGGAGAACTCGACCAGCGACTACACGTTGCGCGAGTTTCTCGTCTCGTGGCGGGATCAGCCAGCACGCCGCATCTTCCACTACCACTTCCAGGTGTGGCCGGATCACGGCGTGCCCGCCGATCCGGGCTGTGTGCTCAACTTCCTGCAGGACGTCAACACGCGCCAGAGTCACCTGGCCCAAGCGGGCGAGAAGCCG GGTCCCATTTGCGTGCACTGCTCGGCGGGCATCGGACGCACTGGCACTTTCATAGTGATCGACATGATCCTTGACCAGATCGTGCGCAATG GATTGGATACCGAAATCGACATCCAGCGCACCATACAGATGGTCCGATCGCAACGTTCCGGCCTCGTGCAAACGGAGGCGCAGTACAAGTTCGTCTACTATGCGGTGCAGCACTACATCCAGACGCTGATCGCCCGGAAGCGGGCCGAGGAGCAGAGCCTGCAGGTTGGCCGCGAGTACACCAATATAAA GTACACGGGCGAGATTGGCAACGATTCACAAAGATCTCCATTACCACCAGCAATTTCTAGCATAAGTTTAGTACCAAGTAAGACGCCATTGACGACGCCTTCGGCGGATTcggggattgggattgggatgggCTTAGGCATGGgcatggccatggccatgggCGTGGGCAACAAGCATGCTTCGAAGCAGCAGCCGCCTTTGCCTTCGGTGGTCAGttgcaacaacaataacaatggcagcggcagcggcaatAGCAGTAGCAGCTGCAACAATGGCAGCAGTCACggcagcagccacagcagcagcaacggctgcagcagcaacaccagcagcagcaacggaaacagcaacatcaacgcCCTCCTGGGTGGCATCGGCTTGGGACTGGGTGGCGGCAATATGCGCAAGTCGAACTTTTACAGCGACTCGctgaagcagcagcaacagcaacagcagcaactgcagcagcgcGAGGAGCAGGCAATTGCTCCGGCGGGAGCAG caaaatacaaaaacattcCCAAAGACATGATCATCGGCATGCGACCGCCGAGCCATGCGCCTGCGCCtgcgctgccgccgccgccgacaCCGCCGCGCAAAACATGA
- the LOC128264673 gene encoding tyrosine-protein phosphatase corkscrew isoform X4 → MLFNKCLEKLSSSLGNVVNHKLQEKQVYNNNNNNNNNNNNNSINNNAYNKQRNFEYERAIQAHYGSGKGRRSEERERSGKFKAAKSQKSKSTPPETPEAQAKETACKNCMTHDELAQIIKGVARCTDQSNQHNNRLNNRRRRPLSAQPSAAASASTSTESLHRLTPSPQASYPATPTSWTATPPQFPTAFGGASCSTSTLALLANMRFQLHGYTWFHGNLSGKEAEKLILDRGKNGSFLVRESQSKPGDFVLSVRTDDKVTHVMIRWQDKKYDVGGGESFATLSELIEHYKRNPMVETCGTVVHLRQPFNATRITAAGINARVEQLVKGGFWEEFESLQQDSRDTFSRNEGYKQENRLKNRYRNILPYDHTRVKLLDVEHSVAGAEYINANYIRLPTDGDLYNMSSSSESLNSSVPSCPACTAAQTQRNCSSCQVLNKTCVQCAVKSATLPYSNCATCSRKSDSLSKHKRSESSASSSPSSGYGSSGASGVSSVNGPGTPTNLTGGGTTSCLAGLLKKHSNDSSYGSGSVAGAGGAGSSSMSMAEREREREREMFKTYIATQGCLLTPQVNTVTDFWNMVWQENTRVIVMTTKEYERGKEKCARYWPDEGKTEQFGQARIQCVSENSTSDYTLREFLVSWRDQPARRIFHYHFQVWPDHGVPADPGCVLNFLQDVNTRQSHLAQAGEKPGPICVHCSAGIGRTGTFIVIDMILDQIVRNGLDTEIDIQRTIQMVRSQRSGLVQTEAQYKFVYYAVQHYIQTLIARKRAEEQSLQVGREYTNIKYTGEIGNDSQRSPLPPAISSISLVPSKTPLTTPSADSGIGIGMGLGMGMAMAMGVGNKHASKQQPPLPSVVSCNNNNNGSGSGNSSSSCNNGSSHGSSHSSSNGCSSNTSSSNGNSNINALLGGIGLGLGGGNMRKSNFYSDSLKQQQQQQQQLQQREEQAIAPAGAAKYKNIPKDMIIGMRPPSHAPAPALPPPPTPPRKT, encoded by the exons ATGTTGTTCAACAAATGCCTGGAAAAGTTGTCCAGCTCGCTGGGCAATGTGGTCAATCACAAGCTGCAAGAGAAACAAGtctacaataataataataataataacaacaacaacaataataatagtatAAACAACAATGCGTACAATAAGCAGCGCAACTTTGAGTACGAAAGAGCCATACAAGCGCACTACGGAAGTGGTAAGGGAAGACGATCGGAGGAGCGGGAAAGGAGCGGCAAGTTCAAGGCCGCCAAGAGTCAGAAGTCAAAGAGCACCCCACCGGAGACACCAGAGGCCCAGGCAAAGGAAACGGCGTGCAAGAACTGCATGACCCACGACGAGCTGGCCCAGATCATCAAGGGTGTGGCCAGGTGCACTGACCAAAGTAATCAGCACAACAACCGCCTGAACAATCGTAGACGTCGTCCCCTGTCCGCCCAACCCTCTGCCGCCGCATCTGCCTCCACGTCCACCGAATCCCTCCACCGGCTCACTCCCAGCCCCCAGGCCTCCTacccggccacgcccacctccTGGACAGCCACCCCGCCCCAATTCCCGACAGCCTTCGGCGGAGCCAGCTGCTCCACCAGCACCCTCGCCCTTTTGGCCAACATGCGGTTCCAGCTTCACGGTTACAC ATGGTTTCATGGCAATCTTTCTGGCAAGGAAGCGGAAAAATTGATCCTGGATCGTGGCAAGAATGGTTCTTTTCTTGTCCGTGAATCTCAGAGCAAACCTGGCGATTTTGTCCTATCCGTGCGGACGGACGACAAAGTAACGCATGTCATGATTCGATGGCAG GACAAGAAGTACGACGTCGGCGGCGGCGAATCGTTTGCCACCCTGTCGGAACTTATTGAGCACTACAAGCGTAATCCCATGGTGGAGACGTGTGGAACAGTGGTGCACCTGCGGCAACCCTTCAACGCCACGCGAATCACGGCAGCCGGAATCAATGCCCGGGTGGAACAGCTGGTCAAG GGAGGCTTCTGGGAGGAGTTCGAGTCACTGCAGCAGGACAGTCGGGACACCTTCTCGCGCAACGAGGGCTACAAGCAGGAGAACCGGCTGAAGAACCGCTACCGCAACATATTGCCAT ACGACCACACGCGCGTTAAGCTGCTGGACGTGGAGCACAGCGTGGCCGGGGCGGAGTACATCAATGCCAACTACATACGCCTGCCCACCGACGGCGACCTGTACAACATGAGCAGCTCGTCTGAGAGCCTGAACAGCTCGGTGCCCTCGTGCCCCGCCTGCACGGCGGCCCAGACCCAGCGTAACTGCTCCAGTTGCCAAGTGCTGAACAAGACGTGCGTGCAGTGCGCGGTGAAGAGCGCAACGCTGCCGTACAGCAACTGTGCCACCTGCAGTCGCAAATCGGACTCGCTGAGCAAGCACAAGCGCAGCGAGTCTTCGGCCTCGTCCTCGCCCTCCTCCGGCTATGGGTCGTCGGGAGCCAGCGGAGTGAGCAGCGTCAACGGACCGGGCACACCCACCAATCTCACAGGCGGCGGCACGACCAGCTGTCTGGCCGGTCTGCTCAAAAAGCACTCTAACGATTCGTCGTACGGTTCGGGATCGGTAGCTGGAGCTGGTGGAGCCGGCTCATCGTCCATGTCGATGGCTGAGCGGGAGCGTGAGAGGGAGCGCGAAATGTTCAAGACATATATCGCCACCCAGGGCTGCCTGCTCACCCCGCAGGTGAACACGGTGACGGACTTTTGGAACATGGTCTGGCAGGAGAACACACGGGTAATCGTGATGACCACCAAGGAGTACGAGCGCGGCAAGGAGAAGTGCGCCCGCTACTGGCCGGACGAGGGCAAGACGGAGCAGTTCGGCCAGGCTCGGATACAGTGTGTCTCGGAGAACTCGACCAGCGACTACACGTTGCGCGAGTTTCTCGTCTCGTGGCGGGATCAGCCAGCACGCCGCATCTTCCACTACCACTTCCAGGTGTGGCCGGATCACGGCGTGCCCGCCGATCCGGGCTGTGTGCTCAACTTCCTGCAGGACGTCAACACGCGCCAGAGTCACCTGGCCCAAGCGGGCGAGAAGCCG GGTCCCATTTGCGTGCACTGCTCGGCGGGCATCGGACGCACTGGCACTTTCATAGTGATCGACATGATCCTTGACCAGATCGTGCGCAATG GATTGGATACCGAAATCGACATCCAGCGCACCATACAGATGGTCCGATCGCAACGTTCCGGCCTCGTGCAAACGGAGGCGCAGTACAAGTTCGTCTACTATGCGGTGCAGCACTACATCCAGACGCTGATCGCCCGGAAGCGGGCCGAGGAGCAGAGCCTGCAGGTTGGCCGCGAGTACACCAATATAAA GTACACGGGCGAGATTGGCAACGATTCACAAAGATCTCCATTACCACCAGCAATTTCTAGCATAAGTTTAGTACCAAGTAAGACGCCATTGACGACGCCTTCGGCGGATTcggggattgggattgggatgggCTTAGGCATGGgcatggccatggccatgggCGTGGGCAACAAGCATGCTTCGAAGCAGCAGCCGCCTTTGCCTTCGGTGGTCAGttgcaacaacaataacaatggcagcggcagcggcaatAGCAGTAGCAGCTGCAACAATGGCAGCAGTCACggcagcagccacagcagcagcaacggctgcagcagcaacaccagcagcagcaacggaaacagcaacatcaacgcCCTCCTGGGTGGCATCGGCTTGGGACTGGGTGGCGGCAATATGCGCAAGTCGAACTTTTACAGCGACTCGctgaagcagcagcaacagcaacagcagcaactgcagcagcgcGAGGAGCAGGCAATTGCTCCGGCGGGAGCAG caaaatacaaaaacattcCCAAAGACATGATCATCGGCATGCGACCGCCGAGCCATGCGCCTGCGCCtgcgctgccgccgccgccgacaCCGCCGCGCAAAACATGA
- the LOC128264673 gene encoding tyrosine-protein phosphatase corkscrew isoform X9: MIRWQDKKYDVGGGESFATLSELIEHYKRNPMVETCGTVVHLRQPFNATRITAAGINARVEQLVKGGFWEEFESLQQDSRDTFSRNEGYKQENRLKNRYRNILPYDHTRVKLLDVEHSVAGAEYINANYIRLPTDGDLYNMSSSSESLNSSVPSCPACTAAQTQRNCSSCQVLNKTCVQCAVKSATLPYSNCATCSRKSDSLSKHKRSESSASSSPSSGYGSSGASGVSSVNGPGTPTNLTGGGTTSCLAGLLKKHSNDSSYGSGSVAGAGGAGSSSMSMAEREREREREMFKTYIATQGCLLTPQVNTVTDFWNMVWQENTRVIVMTTKEYERGKEKCARYWPDEGKTEQFGQARIQCVSENSTSDYTLREFLVSWRDQPARRIFHYHFQVWPDHGVPADPGCVLNFLQDVNTRQSHLAQAGEKPGPICVHCSAGIGRTGTFIVIDMILDQIVRNGLDTEIDIQRTIQMVRSQRSGLVQTEAQYKFVYYAVQHYIQTLIARKRAEEQSLQVGREYTNIKYTGEIGNDSQRSPLPPAISSISLVPSKTPLTTPSADSGIGIGMGLGMGMAMAMGVGNKHASKQQPPLPSVVSCNNNNNGSGSGNSSSSCNNGSSHGSSHSSSNGCSSNTSSSNGNSNINALLGGIGLGLGGGNMRKSNFYSDSLKQQQQQQQQLQQREEQAIAPAGAGKMQLPAPPMRPRPGILKLLTSPVIFQQNTKTFPKT, translated from the exons ATGATTCGATGGCAG GACAAGAAGTACGACGTCGGCGGCGGCGAATCGTTTGCCACCCTGTCGGAACTTATTGAGCACTACAAGCGTAATCCCATGGTGGAGACGTGTGGAACAGTGGTGCACCTGCGGCAACCCTTCAACGCCACGCGAATCACGGCAGCCGGAATCAATGCCCGGGTGGAACAGCTGGTCAAG GGAGGCTTCTGGGAGGAGTTCGAGTCACTGCAGCAGGACAGTCGGGACACCTTCTCGCGCAACGAGGGCTACAAGCAGGAGAACCGGCTGAAGAACCGCTACCGCAACATATTGCCAT ACGACCACACGCGCGTTAAGCTGCTGGACGTGGAGCACAGCGTGGCCGGGGCGGAGTACATCAATGCCAACTACATACGCCTGCCCACCGACGGCGACCTGTACAACATGAGCAGCTCGTCTGAGAGCCTGAACAGCTCGGTGCCCTCGTGCCCCGCCTGCACGGCGGCCCAGACCCAGCGTAACTGCTCCAGTTGCCAAGTGCTGAACAAGACGTGCGTGCAGTGCGCGGTGAAGAGCGCAACGCTGCCGTACAGCAACTGTGCCACCTGCAGTCGCAAATCGGACTCGCTGAGCAAGCACAAGCGCAGCGAGTCTTCGGCCTCGTCCTCGCCCTCCTCCGGCTATGGGTCGTCGGGAGCCAGCGGAGTGAGCAGCGTCAACGGACCGGGCACACCCACCAATCTCACAGGCGGCGGCACGACCAGCTGTCTGGCCGGTCTGCTCAAAAAGCACTCTAACGATTCGTCGTACGGTTCGGGATCGGTAGCTGGAGCTGGTGGAGCCGGCTCATCGTCCATGTCGATGGCTGAGCGGGAGCGTGAGAGGGAGCGCGAAATGTTCAAGACATATATCGCCACCCAGGGCTGCCTGCTCACCCCGCAGGTGAACACGGTGACGGACTTTTGGAACATGGTCTGGCAGGAGAACACACGGGTAATCGTGATGACCACCAAGGAGTACGAGCGCGGCAAGGAGAAGTGCGCCCGCTACTGGCCGGACGAGGGCAAGACGGAGCAGTTCGGCCAGGCTCGGATACAGTGTGTCTCGGAGAACTCGACCAGCGACTACACGTTGCGCGAGTTTCTCGTCTCGTGGCGGGATCAGCCAGCACGCCGCATCTTCCACTACCACTTCCAGGTGTGGCCGGATCACGGCGTGCCCGCCGATCCGGGCTGTGTGCTCAACTTCCTGCAGGACGTCAACACGCGCCAGAGTCACCTGGCCCAAGCGGGCGAGAAGCCG GGTCCCATTTGCGTGCACTGCTCGGCGGGCATCGGACGCACTGGCACTTTCATAGTGATCGACATGATCCTTGACCAGATCGTGCGCAATG GATTGGATACCGAAATCGACATCCAGCGCACCATACAGATGGTCCGATCGCAACGTTCCGGCCTCGTGCAAACGGAGGCGCAGTACAAGTTCGTCTACTATGCGGTGCAGCACTACATCCAGACGCTGATCGCCCGGAAGCGGGCCGAGGAGCAGAGCCTGCAGGTTGGCCGCGAGTACACCAATATAAA GTACACGGGCGAGATTGGCAACGATTCACAAAGATCTCCATTACCACCAGCAATTTCTAGCATAAGTTTAGTACCAAGTAAGACGCCATTGACGACGCCTTCGGCGGATTcggggattgggattgggatgggCTTAGGCATGGgcatggccatggccatgggCGTGGGCAACAAGCATGCTTCGAAGCAGCAGCCGCCTTTGCCTTCGGTGGTCAGttgcaacaacaataacaatggcagcggcagcggcaatAGCAGTAGCAGCTGCAACAATGGCAGCAGTCACggcagcagccacagcagcagcaacggctgcagcagcaacaccagcagcagcaacggaaacagcaacatcaacgcCCTCCTGGGTGGCATCGGCTTGGGACTGGGTGGCGGCAATATGCGCAAGTCGAACTTTTACAGCGACTCGctgaagcagcagcaacagcaacagcagcaactgcagcagcgcGAGGAGCAGGCAATTGCTCCGGCGGGAGCAGGTAAGATGCAGCTGCCGGCGCCGCCGATGCGGCCACGTCCTGGCATACTCAAGTTGCTCACCAGTCCCGTCATCTTTcagcaaaatacaaaaacattcCCAAAGACATGA